The following proteins come from a genomic window of Trifolium pratense cultivar HEN17-A07 linkage group LG4, ARS_RC_1.1, whole genome shotgun sequence:
- the LOC123921973 gene encoding dynein regulatory complex subunit 6-like, whose translation MAIVEELYYLPEECWEHILKIFLKECGYHSRYLQSPSVVSKQFLSVTDHCTSSLTIFNQTLPFLPRLFQRFTNLTSLDLSHFTGNRDVLLTNISRFGLQVKSLNLSNHCYIPVYGLHVFSQQITTLTSLICSGIYSFRKSDLFLIADCFPFLEELDLSSSSSEYYSFYEDFDINAVSLALPKLRKVNFSGSNYIKDSSLFHLCKNCEFLEEVVMFNCKHLTHFGIASAIRERPYLRSLCTNLPRILNIDMELIDSLRSLKCLSVLDLSCSFISDQLLSSLADEGLPLRRLVLRDCGGYSYTGILDLLSKSPRFLQHLDLQHAMFLNDQLVAELSKYLLSLVSINLRYCSKLTESTLFVLVETCPFLDEIRMEYTHIGKSCVDKYSSFRDSVVNRRMKMKSLHLGYNQYLNNETIKFFASIFPNLQLIDVSECHCISDDGIVEVLRCCQIMHLNLTSCQKVNLLAMNFQVPKLEVLNLSFTRIDDKTLDAISKSCTGLLQLDLKRCYNITGKGVKQVVENCTQLREINLQHCCKVSSDVDFQTAMVLLRPSLRKIIPPYDFRPSNSKWKPLFGRGCFRF comes from the coding sequence atgGCAATAGTAGAAGAACTGTATTATTTACCAGAAGAATGTTGGGAACATATATTGAAAATATTCCTCAAGGAATGCGGCTACCACAGCCGTTACTTGCAATCTCCATCCGTCGTCTCGAAACAGTTTCTCTCTGTAACAGACCATTGTACATCCTCTCTTACAATCTTTAACCAAACCCTCCCTTTCCTTCCTCGACTCTTCCAAAGATTCACCAACCTCACCTCCCTCGACCTCAGTCACTTCACGGGTAACCGTGACGTGCTTCTAACCAACATCTCTCGTTTCGGCTTACAAGTCAAATCACTTAATCTCTCTAACCACTGCTACATTCCCGTATATGGTTTACATGTTTTCTCTCAACAAATTACAACTTTGACCTCTCTAATTTGTTCAGGCATTTATTCCTTCCGTAAGTCTGATCTTTTCCTTATTGCTGattgttttccttttcttgaagaaCTTGACCTAAGTTCAAGTTCTTCTGAATATTATAGTTTCTATGAAGATTTTGATATAAATGCTGTTTCATTAGCACTCCCTAAGCTCCGCAAGGTTAATTTCTCAGGTAGCAATTATATTAAGGACTCATCACTTTTTCATCTTTGTAAAAATTGTGAGTTTCTTGAAGAGGTTGTGATGTTTAATTGCAAACACTTAACTCATTTTGGCATTGCTTCTGCTATCCGTGAAAGACCATATTTGAGGTCTCTCTGCACTAATTTACCAAGAATACTGAACATCGATATGGAGTTGATCGATTCTCTACGGAGTTTGAAGTGTTTGAGCGTCCTTGATTTGTCATGTTCATTTATCTCGGATCAATTGCTCTCATCTCTTGCAGATGAAGGACTACCTTTGAGGAGACTCGTGCTAAGAGATTGTGGCGGCTATAGTTATACTGGAATCTTAGACTTGTTATCTAAGTCTCCTCGTTTTCTACAGCATTTGGATCTTCAACATGCTATGTTTCTAAATGATCAACTTGTTGCTGAGTTGTCTAAGTATCTTTTATCTTTGGTATCTATAAACCTTCGTTATTGTAGTAAACTCACAGAATCAACATTATTTGTACTTGTTGAAACATGTCCTTTCCTAGATGAGATAAGAATGGAATACACACATATTGGAAAATCCTGTGTAGACAAGTATAGTTCTTTTAGGGATTCTGTTGTAAACCGTCGAATGAAAATGAAGTCTCTCCATTTGGGTTACAATCAATATTTGAACAATGAAACCATCAAATTCTTTGCTTCAATCTTCCCAAATTTGCAGCTGATTGATGTGAGCGAATGTCATTGCATATCTGATGATGGTATAGTTGAAGTTTTAAGATGTTGTCAAATTATGCATTTGAATTTAACTTCTTGTCAAAAAGTGAACCTACTTGCGATGAACTTCCAAGTTCCTAAATTGGAGGTGTTGAACTTGTCATTTACAAGAATTGACGATAAAACACTTGATGCGATCTCAAAGAGTTGCACAGGGCTATTACAATTGGATTTGAAAAGATGTTATAATATCACAGGGAAGGGAGTGAAGCAAGTGGTAGAAAACTGCACACAGCTGAGAGAGATAAATTTGCAGCATTGTTGCAAAGTGTCTTCTGATGTTGATTTTCAGACGGCGATGGTATTGTTGAGGCCATCATTGAGAAAGATTATACCTCCCTATGATTTTCGTCCTAGTAACAGCAAGTGGAAACCCTTATTTGGTCGTGGATGCTTTCGTTTTTAG
- the LOC123921974 gene encoding F-box/LRR-repeat protein 3-like has protein sequence MATREELYLPDDCWESILKIFLNDCDNNRCFLPSLSVVSKQFLSVTDSCKLSLTISDQTLPLLPRLFQRFTKLTSLDLTGITGDQDALLTQISCFPLQVKSLSVSSNDQWTIPANGLRIFSQKITTLTSLVCSNIFLISKSDLYLVADSFPLLEELELAIKVDSYDDSEMCGITLALPKLRKVNLSGSYHIYDSSLLHLCKNCEFLEEVVMFDCKNLTAIGIASAIRERPNLRSFYFTLSEAMNIGMEMNDSLRSMKRLSCLDLSFSCISDQLLLSLGNKGVYLRRLVLRHCTGYSYLLDVNKCHCISDEGIVEVLRSCKIVHLNLSSCENVNLHAMNFQVPMLEVLNLSYTRTDDKTLDAISKSCSGLLHLDLEECINVSDMGVKQVIENCTRLKEINLRYCGNMAADVDIWLAMVLSRPSLRKIKAPSHFYPQIYTKWKPLLDHGCFLCP, from the exons atggcTACAAGAGAGGAACTTTATTTACCAGACGACTGTTGGGAATCTATATTGAAGATATTCCTTAACGACTGTGACAACAACCGCTGTTTTTTACCATCTCTCTCCGTCGTCTCGAAACAGTTTCTCTCTGTAACAGACAGTTGTAAATTATCTCTCACAATCTCTGACCAAACCCTCCCTTTACTTCCTCGACTCTTCCAAAGATTCACCAAACTCACTTCCCTCGACCTCACGGGCATCACAGGTGACCAAGACGCGCTTCTCACTCAAATCTCTTGTTTCCCCTTACAAGTCAAATCACTTAGTGTCTCTAGTAATGACCAGTGGACCATTCCCGCAAACGGCTTGCGAATTTTCTCCCAAAAGATTACAACTTTGACCTCTCTTGTTTGttccaacatttttttaatcagtAAGTCTGACCTTTATCTCGTTGCTGACAGTTTTCCTTTACTTGAAGAACTTGAACTAGCTATAAAAGTTGATTCCTATGATGATTCTGAGATGTGTGGTATTACATTAGCACTCCCTAAGCTCCGCAAGGTTAATCTCTCTGGTAGTTATCATATTTACGACTCATCGCTTTTACATCTTTGCAAAAACTGTGAGTTTCTTGAGGAGGTTGTGATGTTTGATTGCAAAAACTTAACTGCTATCGGCATTGCTTCTGCTATCCGCGAGAGACCAAATTTGAGATCTTTCTACTTTACTTTATCAGAAGCAATGAACATTGGTATGGAAATGAATGATTCTCTACGGAGTATGAAGCGTCTGAGTTGTCTTGATTTGTCGTTTTCGTGTATCTCAGATCAATTACTCTTATCTCTGGGAAACAAAGGTGTATATTTGAGAAGACTTGTGCTAAGACATTGTACCGGCTATAGTTAT CTGCTTGATGTGAATAAATGTCATTGCATATCTGATGAAGGTATTGTTGAAGTTTTAAGAAGTTGTAAAATTGTGCATTTAAATTTAAGTTCTTGTGAAAACGTGAACCTACATGCCATGAACTTCCAAGTTCCTATGTTGGAGGTGTTGAACTTGTCATATACAAGAACTGATGATAAAACACTCGATGCGATCTCAAAGAGTTGCTCAGGGTTACTACATTTGGATTTGGAAGAGTGTATTAATGTCTCAGATATGGGAGTGAAGCAAGTGATAGAAAACTGCACACGACTGAAAGAGATAAATTTGCGTTATTGTGGCAACATGGCTGCTGATGTTGATATATGGTTAGCGATGGTATTGTCAAGGCCGTCATTGCGAAAGATTAAAGCTCCCTCTCATTTTTATCCTCAGATCTACACCAAGTGGAAACCCTTATTGGATCATGGATGCTTTCTTTGTCCctaa
- the LOC123921975 gene encoding F-box/LRR-repeat protein 3-like, translating to MAIVEELYLPEECWECIFKISLQKYGDHSLNSLSVVSKQFLSITDRLKFSLTISNQTLPSLPRLLQRFTNLTSLDLSHFRVNCDVILTQLSCFPLQIKSLNLSYRGTIPSNGLQIFSQKITTLTSLICSNIGFFYISDLYLIANSFPLLEELDLSLPKIEVIKSYDYFDINSITLALPKLRKVNLSGCYYITNSSLFHLCKNCKFLEEVVMFDCKNLTGIGIASAIRERPNLRSFSITLSEAIISMELIDSLRSLKHLSCLDWSFSYISDQLLLYLADKGLNLRRLVLRGCSGYSYLLDLSHCRCISEGIVEVLRCCEIIHLNLSYCKKVNLSGMNFQVPKLEVLNLSFTRIDDKTLNAISKSCSGLLQLELERCYNITGKGVKQVVEKCTRLKEINLLHCRKVSADVDFWTAMVLLRPSLRKIIPPSDFRPSNSKRKPLFGRGCFRC from the exons ATGGCAATAGTAGAAGAACTGTATTTACCAGAAGAGTGTTGGGAATGTATATTCAAAATATCCCTCCAAAAATACGGCGACCATAGCTTAAACTCTCTATCTGTCGTCTCGAAACAGTTTCTCTCTATAACCGACCGTCTTAAATTCTCTCTCACAATCTCTAACCAAACCCTTCCTTCCCTTCCTCGCCTCCTTCAAAGATTCACCAACCTCACTTCCCTTGACCTGTCGCACTTCAGGGTCAACTGTGACGTGATTCTCACGCAATTATCTTGTTTTCCCTTACAAATCAAATCACTTAATCTCTCTTACCGCGGGACCATTCCTTCAAATGGGTTGCAAATTTTCTCTCAAAAGATTACAACTTTGACCTCTCTCATTTGTTCCAACATTGGTTTTTTCTATATATCTGACCTGTATCTCATTGCTAACAGTTTTCCTTTACTTGAAGAACTTGACTTAAGTTTACCTAAAATTGAAGTTATTAAATCTTATGATTATTTTGATATAAATTCTATTACATTAGCACTCCCTAAACTCCGCAAGGTTAATCTCTCTGGTTGTTATTATATTACCAACTCATCACTTTTTCATCTCTGCAAAAACTGTAAGTTTCTTGAAGAGGTTGTGATGTTTGATTGCAAAAATTTAACTGGTATTGGCATTGCTTCTGCTATCCGTGAGAGACCAAATTTGAGATCTTTCTCCATTACTTTATCAGAAGCGATCATTAGTATGGAATTGATTGATTCTCTACGGAGTTTGAAGCATTTGAGTTGTCTTGATTGGTCGTTTTCGTATATCTCAGATCAATTACTCTTGTATCTTGCAGATAAAGGTCTAAATTTGAGGAGACTTGTGCTCAGAGGTTGTAGCGGCTATAGTTAT CTACTTGACTTGAGTCATTGTAGATGCATATCTGAAGGCATAGTTGAAGTTTTAAGATGTTGTGAAATTATACATTTGAATTTAAGTTATTGTAAAAAAGTGAACCTAAGTGGGATGAACTTCCAAGTTCCTAAATTGGAGGTGTTGAACTTGTCATTTACAAGAATAGATGATAAAACACTCAATGCGATCTCAAAGAGTTGCTCAGGGCTACTACAATTGGAATTGGAAAGATGTTATAATATCACAGGGAAGGGAGTGAAGCAAGTGGTAGAAAAGTGCACACGACTGAAAGAGATAAATTTGCTGCATTGTCGCAAAGTGTCTGCTGATGTTGATTTTTGGACGGCGATGGTATTGTTGAGGCCTTCATTGAGAAAGATTATACCTCCCTCTGATTTTCGACCTAGTAACAGCAAGCGGAAACCCTTATTTGGTCGTGGATGCTTTCGTTGTTAG